From Bacillus sp. FSL K6-3431, the proteins below share one genomic window:
- the rplO gene encoding 50S ribosomal protein L15, whose translation MKLHELKPAEGSRKERNRVGRGIGSGNGKTSGRGHDGQNSRSGGGVRLGFEGGQTPLFQRLPKRGFTNIHRKEFAIVNLDALNRFDDGTEVTPELLIETGVVRKEKYGIKILANGNIEKKLTVKANKFSSAAIEAIEAAGGKTEVI comes from the coding sequence ATGAAACTTCATGAGCTAAAACCTGCTGAAGGTTCTCGCAAAGAGCGTAACCGTGTTGGCCGAGGTATCGGTTCAGGCAACGGTAAGACGTCTGGAAGAGGCCACGATGGTCAAAATTCCCGTTCTGGCGGCGGTGTTCGTCTCGGATTCGAAGGTGGTCAAACTCCTCTATTCCAACGTTTACCAAAGCGTGGATTTACAAACATTCATCGCAAAGAGTTTGCTATAGTAAATCTTGATGCACTAAATCGCTTTGATGATGGTACGGAAGTTACACCAGAACTTCTAATCGAAACAGGTGTTGTTCGTAAAGAAAAATACGGAATTAAAATCCTTGCTAATGGCAACATCGAGAAAAAACTAACAGTAAAAGCAAACAAATTTTCCTCTGCTGCTATAGAGGCGATTGAAGCTGCCGGCGGTAAAACTGAGGTGATTTAA
- the secY gene encoding preprotein translocase subunit SecY, translated as MFRTISNFMRVGDIRRKIIFTLLMLIVFRIGAFIPVPSVDANVLKMQDQASLFGFMNIFGGGALQNFSIFAMGIMPYITASIIVQLLQMDVVPKFTEWSKQGEVGRRKLAQFTRYFTIVLALIQAMGMSYGFNQMTGLQLIKNPGIGTYLTIAIVLTAGTAFLMWLGEEITSKGVGNGISIIIFAGIVAGIPNAVNLIYAEQFQGAGEQLFLRIVVMLLVLLAIVALVVGVVFVQQALRKIPIQYAKRMDGRSPVGGQSTHLPLKVNAAGVIPVIFASAFMVTPQTITTFFGSSKVAGTIQRIFDHTEPIGMVIFVALILAFTYFYAFVQVNPEQVAENLKKQGGYIPGIRPGKNTQDYLTRVLYRLTFVGAIFLAGISVIPVFFIKFAGLPQAAQIGGTGLLIVVGVALDTMKQLEAQLVKRHYKGFIK; from the coding sequence ATGTTTCGGACAATCTCCAATTTTATGCGCGTGGGTGATATAAGAAGAAAAATTATTTTCACCCTGTTAATGTTAATTGTATTTCGTATCGGAGCTTTTATACCAGTTCCTAGTGTTGATGCAAATGTACTTAAAATGCAGGACCAAGCAAGCTTGTTTGGATTCATGAATATCTTTGGCGGAGGCGCCCTGCAAAACTTTTCTATTTTTGCAATGGGGATTATGCCTTATATTACCGCATCCATCATCGTGCAACTTTTGCAAATGGACGTAGTTCCAAAGTTTACAGAGTGGTCTAAACAAGGTGAAGTTGGTCGTCGTAAGCTGGCTCAGTTTACACGATACTTCACCATTGTGCTAGCTTTAATCCAAGCTATGGGCATGTCGTATGGTTTTAATCAGATGACAGGTTTGCAACTCATTAAGAACCCAGGTATTGGTACGTATCTCACTATTGCGATCGTGCTTACAGCGGGAACAGCGTTTCTCATGTGGCTCGGTGAAGAAATAACATCAAAGGGTGTTGGCAACGGAATATCCATCATTATTTTTGCTGGGATTGTTGCAGGCATACCAAACGCTGTAAATTTAATTTATGCTGAACAATTTCAAGGTGCAGGTGAACAACTTTTCTTAAGAATTGTTGTAATGCTGCTAGTGTTACTTGCCATTGTTGCACTCGTAGTTGGTGTCGTTTTTGTTCAACAGGCTTTACGTAAGATTCCGATCCAATATGCTAAGCGCATGGATGGACGCAGTCCGGTTGGCGGACAATCCACTCATTTGCCATTAAAAGTGAATGCGGCTGGGGTTATTCCAGTCATTTTCGCAAGTGCATTTATGGTGACTCCGCAAACGATCACGACGTTTTTTGGTTCTAGTAAGGTTGCAGGTACTATTCAACGTATTTTCGATCATACAGAGCCAATAGGAATGGTTATATTTGTAGCATTAATTCTTGCATTTACTTATTTTTACGCATTTGTTCAAGTTAATCCTGAGCAAGTAGCAGAAAATTTAAAGAAGCAAGGTGGGTATATACCGGGGATTCGTCCTGGGAAAAATACTCAAGACTATTTAACTCGAGTACTATACCGGTTAACCTTTGTAGGAGCAATTTTCTTAGCTGGTATATCTGTTATTCCAGTCTTTTTCATTAAATTTGCAGGATTACCCCAAGCAGCACAAATTGGGGGAACCGGATTGCTAATTGTAGTAGGGGTTGCACTTGATACAATGAAGCAATTAGAAGCCCAGCTAGTGAAGCGACACTACAAAGGCTTCATTAAATAA
- a CDS encoding adenylate kinase produces MNLVLMGLPGAGKGTQADKIVGKYGVPHISTGDMFRLAMKEGTALGLKAKSFMDQGELVPDEVTIGIVRERLSKEDCEKGFLLDGFPRTVAQAEALESILADLGKKIDYVINIDVDQSILMERLTGRRICKTCGATYHLVFNPPAKTGICDRCNGELYQRPDDNADTVQNRLDVNVKQTQPLLDFYNAKGYLKNINGQKHIDQVFSNIDELLKGLK; encoded by the coding sequence GTGAACTTAGTATTAATGGGTCTTCCGGGTGCTGGAAAAGGCACGCAGGCCGATAAAATTGTAGGGAAATATGGTGTGCCCCACATTTCAACTGGGGATATGTTCCGACTTGCTATGAAGGAAGGAACAGCGCTAGGTCTAAAAGCTAAGTCCTTTATGGATCAAGGTGAACTTGTTCCGGATGAAGTGACAATTGGTATTGTCCGAGAGCGATTGAGCAAAGAAGATTGCGAAAAAGGTTTTCTGCTTGATGGGTTTCCAAGAACAGTTGCCCAAGCGGAAGCACTTGAAAGCATACTTGCCGATTTAGGTAAGAAGATCGACTATGTTATCAATATAGATGTTGATCAAAGTATTTTGATGGAACGTCTTACAGGTCGACGTATTTGTAAAACTTGTGGTGCTACTTATCATTTAGTATTCAACCCACCGGCGAAAACAGGTATTTGTGATCGTTGTAATGGTGAGTTGTATCAACGACCAGATGATAATGCTGATACAGTTCAAAATCGACTTGATGTAAATGTAAAGCAGACACAGCCATTACTTGATTTTTATAATGCAAAAGGCTATTTGAAAAATATCAATGGACAAAAGCATATTGATCAAGTTTTTTCAAATATTGATGAATTGCTTAAAGGTTTGAAGTAA
- the map gene encoding type I methionyl aminopeptidase, producing the protein MIISKTPREMEIMREAGKIVALTHQELQKHIQPGITTLELDAIAEGFIKKHDATPSFKGYNGFSGSVCASVNEELVHGIPGSRILKDGDIISLDIGAYYNGYHGDSAWTYPVGTIDEDTQKLLDVTEKSLYLGLEEAKPGERLSNISHAIQTFVESHGLSIVREYVGHGIGQDLHEDPQIPHYGPPNKGPRLKPGMVLCIEPMVNAGSRYVRTLADNWTVVTMDGKMCAHFEHTVAITETGYEILTRI; encoded by the coding sequence ATGATTATTTCAAAAACGCCTCGCGAAATGGAAATCATGCGTGAAGCTGGTAAAATTGTTGCTTTGACTCATCAAGAACTTCAAAAGCATATACAACCAGGAATAACGACGTTAGAACTGGATGCAATTGCTGAAGGGTTTATCAAAAAGCATGATGCCACTCCATCCTTTAAAGGATATAATGGTTTTTCTGGCAGTGTTTGTGCTTCAGTCAATGAAGAGCTTGTACATGGCATACCAGGTAGCCGCATTCTTAAAGATGGTGACATTATTAGTCTTGATATCGGAGCTTATTACAATGGCTACCATGGAGACTCAGCTTGGACGTATCCAGTCGGGACCATTGATGAAGATACTCAAAAACTTTTGGACGTCACAGAAAAATCTCTCTATCTCGGCTTGGAAGAAGCAAAACCAGGCGAACGTCTTTCTAATATATCTCATGCGATTCAAACATTTGTTGAATCACATGGCTTGTCTATTGTTCGTGAATACGTCGGACATGGCATTGGTCAGGATTTGCATGAAGATCCGCAAATTCCTCATTATGGTCCACCTAATAAAGGACCTCGTTTAAAACCCGGCATGGTACTTTGTATTGAACCTATGGTGAATGCTGGAAGTCGCTATGTTAGAACATTGGCGGATAATTGGACCGTCGTTACGATGGACGGAAAAATGTGCGCACATTTCGAGCATACAGTGGCAATAACAGAAACAGGTTACGAGATACTAACAAGAATTTGA
- a CDS encoding KOW domain-containing RNA-binding protein → MNEFDSTHIGQIVLVNRGRDAGQFAVIIQHIDERFVLIADGDKRKFNSPKKKNIQHLTCYDYVSSVIQNSMIESGRVTNGKLRWALEKFVEEVVDEKGDEFDGERRCN, encoded by the coding sequence TTGAATGAGTTTGATTCAACGCATATAGGTCAAATCGTACTTGTTAACAGAGGGCGAGATGCCGGACAATTCGCAGTTATTATCCAACACATCGATGAACGGTTTGTTCTTATTGCGGATGGTGATAAAAGAAAGTTCAATAGTCCAAAGAAGAAGAACATCCAACATCTTACATGTTATGACTATGTTTCGTCGGTCATTCAAAATAGCATGATCGAATCCGGCCGAGTCACAAACGGGAAATTACGGTGGGCACTTGAGAAGTTTGTAGAAGAAGTAGTTGATGAGAAGGGAGACGAATTTGATGGCGAAAGAAGATGTAATTGA
- the infA gene encoding translation initiation factor IF-1, with protein MAKEDVIEVEGKVVDTLPNATFKVELENGHTVLAHVSGKIRMHFIRILPGDRVTVELSPYDLTRGRITYRFK; from the coding sequence ATGGCGAAAGAAGATGTAATTGAAGTAGAAGGTAAAGTAGTAGATACTTTGCCAAACGCAACATTTAAGGTAGAATTAGAAAATGGTCATACGGTACTTGCTCATGTTTCGGGCAAAATCCGCATGCACTTTATTCGCATTCTTCCTGGTGATAGAGTTACTGTAGAATTATCCCCGTATGATTTAACACGCGGAAGAATAACATATCGGTTTAAATAA
- the rpmJ gene encoding 50S ribosomal protein L36: MKVRPSVKPICEKCKIIRRKGKVMVICENPKHKQKQG, encoded by the coding sequence ATGAAAGTAAGACCATCAGTAAAGCCAATCTGTGAGAAGTGCAAAATCATTCGCAGAAAAGGTAAAGTCATGGTTATCTGCGAAAACCCAAAACATAAACAAAAACAAGGATAA
- the rpsM gene encoding 30S ribosomal protein S13, with the protein MARIAGVDIPREKRVVIALTYIFGIGKNTASKILAEAGVSEDTRVRDLTDDELGKIRDNIDKLKVEGDLRRDISLNIKRLMEIGSYRGLRHRRGLPVRGQNTKNNARTRKGPSRAVAGKKK; encoded by the coding sequence ATGGCACGTATTGCTGGTGTAGACATTCCACGTGAAAAACGTGTAGTAATAGCTTTAACTTACATTTTCGGAATTGGAAAAAATACAGCTTCGAAGATTTTAGCCGAAGCAGGTGTTTCAGAAGATACACGTGTTCGTGATCTTACAGATGATGAACTTGGTAAGATCCGTGATAATATCGATAAATTAAAAGTCGAAGGTGATCTTCGTCGTGACATTTCTTTAAACATCAAACGTTTGATGGAAATTGGCTCATATCGTGGGCTACGTCATCGTCGTGGGCTCCCTGTTCGCGGACAAAACACAAAAAACAATGCTCGTACGCGTAAAGGTCCTAGTAGAGCTGTAGCAGGCAAGAAAAAATAA
- the rpsK gene encoding 30S ribosomal protein S11, with amino-acid sequence MARKTNTRKRRVKKNIETGIAHIRSTFNNTIVTITDSQGNALSWSSAGALGFRGSRKSTPFAAQMAAETAAKTGMEHGLKSLEVTVKGPGAGREAAIRALQAAGLEVTAIRDVTPVPHNGCRPPKRRRV; translated from the coding sequence ATGGCACGTAAAACTAATACTCGTAAACGTCGTGTGAAAAAGAATATTGAAACTGGTATTGCACACATTCGTTCTACATTTAATAATACAATCGTAACTATTACTGATTCACAAGGTAATGCACTTTCTTGGTCTTCAGCTGGAGCTCTTGGGTTCAGAGGATCACGTAAATCTACTCCATTCGCTGCACAAATGGCTGCTGAAACAGCTGCTAAAACTGGAATGGAACATGGTTTGAAATCACTAGAAGTAACAGTTAAAGGGCCTGGTGCTGGACGTGAAGCTGCTATCCGTGCTTTACAGGCTGCAGGACTTGAAGTTACAGCGATCAGAGATGTAACTCCTGTTCCTCATAACGGATGTCGTCCACCAAAACGTCGTCGTGTTTAA
- a CDS encoding DNA-directed RNA polymerase subunit alpha: MIEIEKPKIETIEISDDAKYGKFVVEPLERGYGTTLGNSLRRILLSSLPGAAVTSIQVEGVQHEFSTVEGVVEDVTNIILNIKKLALKVYSDEEKTLEIDVQGEGIVKASDIMHDSDVEILNPDLHIATLGENANFRVRMSARRGRGYTPADQNKRDDLPIGVVPIDSIYTPVSRVNYQVENTRVGQMTNYDKLSLDVWTDGSIGPKEAISLGAKILTEHLNIFVGLTDEAQNAEIMVEKEEDQKEKVLEMTIEELDLSVRSYNCLKRAGINTVQELANKTEEDMMKVRNLGRKSLEEVKAKLEDLGLGLRKDD, translated from the coding sequence ATGATCGAAATTGAAAAGCCAAAGATTGAAACGATTGAGATCAGCGATGATGCTAAATACGGAAAATTTGTTGTAGAGCCACTTGAGCGTGGATATGGTACAACGTTAGGTAACTCCTTACGTCGTATATTATTATCTTCTCTTCCAGGAGCGGCTGTCACATCCATTCAGGTGGAAGGTGTTCAACACGAGTTTTCTACAGTTGAAGGCGTCGTTGAAGATGTTACTAATATCATCCTTAACATCAAGAAGTTAGCTTTGAAAGTGTATTCTGATGAGGAAAAAACTTTAGAGATAGATGTACAAGGCGAGGGCATAGTTAAAGCTTCTGATATCATGCATGATAGTGATGTGGAAATTCTTAATCCTGATTTGCATATAGCTACATTAGGTGAGAATGCCAATTTCCGAGTGCGTATGTCAGCAAGACGAGGCCGCGGTTATACACCGGCAGATCAAAACAAACGTGATGATTTACCAATTGGTGTTGTACCAATCGACTCTATTTACACTCCAGTATCGCGTGTAAACTATCAAGTTGAAAATACACGTGTAGGTCAGATGACTAACTACGATAAGCTTTCATTAGATGTTTGGACAGATGGAAGTATTGGCCCGAAAGAAGCAATTTCTTTAGGTGCTAAAATCCTTACAGAGCATTTGAATATTTTCGTTGGTTTAACTGATGAAGCACAAAATGCTGAAATTATGGTAGAAAAGGAAGAAGACCAAAAAGAAAAAGTTCTAGAAATGACAATTGAAGAGCTGGATCTTTCGGTGCGTTCATATAACTGCCTAAAACGAGCGGGAATCAATACGGTTCAAGAGCTGGCTAACAAGACAGAAGAGGACATGATGAAAGTTCGTAACTTAGGAAGAAAATCTTTAGAAGAAGTAAAAGCCAAACTAGAAGATCTAGGTCTTGGACTTCGCAAAGATGACTGA
- the rplQ gene encoding 50S ribosomal protein L17, with product MSYRKLGRTSSQRKAMLRDLTTDLIISERIETTEARAKELRSVVEKMITLGKRGDLHARRQAAAFIRNEVANAELNQDAVQKLFADIAPRYSERQGGYTRIMKLGPRRGDGAPMVIIELV from the coding sequence ATGTCTTATAGAAAATTAGGACGTACGAGCTCTCAAAGAAAAGCTATGCTTCGTGATTTAACAACAGATTTAATCATCAGTGAACGCATTGAAACGACAGAAGCACGAGCAAAGGAACTTCGCTCAGTTGTGGAAAAAATGATCACTCTTGGGAAACGCGGAGATTTGCATGCGCGTCGTCAAGCTGCAGCATTCATCCGCAATGAAGTTGCTAATGCTGAATTGAATCAAGATGCAGTTCAAAAGCTTTTTGCTGACATCGCTCCACGTTATTCAGAGCGCCAAGGCGGTTATACTCGTATCATGAAACTTGGACCACGCCGTGGTGACGGTGCTCCAATGGTTATCATCGAATTGGTATAA
- a CDS encoding energy-coupling factor ABC transporter ATP-binding protein, giving the protein MTSPAISINDISFRYEGQDDYALKNVTFSISNGEWLAVVGHNGSGKSTLAKILNGLQFPESGSITVKDLPLSEETVWDIRGMVGMVFQSPDNQFVGSTVQDDVAFGLENNGIPHEEMTKRVKDALERVHMADFLDQEPHHLSGGQKQRVAIAGIIALSPEVIILDEATSMLDPLGREEVLNTVRELKTEQNLTVISITHDLEEAAKADRIIVMNKGQVYTEGSPDDIFKMEAELLELGLDIPFQIKMANALREKGLEISKSYLTDEELVNELWTLHFSK; this is encoded by the coding sequence GTGACAAGTCCGGCAATTTCCATAAACGATATTTCATTTCGCTATGAGGGGCAGGATGATTACGCACTCAAAAATGTAACATTTTCCATTAGTAATGGAGAGTGGTTAGCAGTAGTGGGACATAATGGGTCAGGTAAATCTACGTTAGCTAAAATTTTAAACGGATTGCAATTTCCGGAGAGCGGATCGATCACAGTTAAGGATCTACCTTTATCTGAAGAAACAGTTTGGGATATTCGAGGAATGGTAGGAATGGTATTTCAAAGTCCTGATAATCAATTTGTCGGATCAACAGTACAAGATGATGTGGCTTTTGGTCTAGAGAACAACGGGATCCCACATGAGGAAATGACAAAGCGGGTGAAAGATGCGCTTGAGCGCGTGCATATGGCTGACTTTCTTGATCAAGAGCCACACCATCTTTCTGGAGGGCAAAAACAGCGTGTCGCCATTGCTGGTATTATTGCATTAAGTCCTGAGGTTATTATTTTGGATGAAGCAACCTCTATGCTTGACCCATTAGGTCGAGAAGAAGTTCTAAATACAGTTAGAGAGCTAAAGACCGAGCAGAATTTAACTGTCATCTCTATTACTCATGATCTAGAGGAGGCGGCAAAAGCTGATCGAATTATTGTCATGAATAAAGGGCAAGTATATACAGAAGGAAGTCCTGATGATATTTTTAAGATGGAAGCGGAACTGCTGGAACTAGGGCTTGATATCCCATTTCAAATAAAAATGGCAAATGCTTTAAGGGAAAAGGGTCTAGAGATTTCAAAAAGCTATTTGACGGATGAAGAGTTGGTGAATGAGCTATGGACATTGCACTTCAGCAAGTAG
- a CDS encoding energy-coupling factor ABC transporter ATP-binding protein — MDIALQQVEYKYQANTPFERLAIQNVDISIPDGLFLALIGHTGSGKSTVIQHLNALLKPTKGQVIIGDRTITAGKKEKNLRPIRQKVGIVFQFPEHQLFDETVEKDICFGPMNFGVSEVEAKERARRLIVEVGLTEEILQKSPFDLSGGQMRRVAIAGVLAMEPEVLVLDEPTAGLDPRGQTEIMDMFHRLHQKKGLSTILVTHSMEDAAKYADDIVIMHQGQVKKTGDPRTIFSMPEELLALGLDVPKVVNFQYKLERKLNRKLGKTCLSIEELSEALQVLKMRGDSL; from the coding sequence ATGGACATTGCACTTCAGCAAGTAGAGTATAAATATCAAGCGAATACGCCATTTGAGCGGCTTGCTATACAAAATGTTGATATTTCTATTCCTGATGGATTGTTTCTAGCACTTATTGGACACACAGGATCAGGTAAATCTACTGTTATTCAACATTTAAATGCGCTTTTAAAGCCAACAAAAGGTCAAGTTATCATTGGTGATCGGACTATTACTGCGGGAAAGAAGGAAAAGAACCTACGGCCAATTCGGCAAAAGGTAGGGATTGTCTTTCAATTTCCTGAGCATCAGCTCTTTGATGAAACGGTAGAGAAGGATATATGTTTTGGTCCTATGAACTTTGGTGTGTCAGAAGTAGAAGCAAAAGAACGTGCAAGAAGATTAATTGTAGAAGTTGGACTCACAGAGGAAATTCTACAAAAGTCTCCTTTTGATTTATCAGGTGGACAAATGCGGCGGGTCGCCATTGCGGGTGTATTAGCGATGGAACCAGAAGTCCTAGTGTTGGATGAACCAACTGCGGGATTAGATCCAAGAGGTCAAACGGAGATCATGGACATGTTTCATCGTTTACATCAAAAAAAAGGCTTGTCGACCATACTTGTCACCCATAGCATGGAGGATGCAGCCAAATATGCCGATGATATCGTTATTATGCATCAAGGTCAGGTGAAGAAAACAGGTGATCCAAGGACGATTTTTTCTATGCCCGAGGAACTGCTCGCATTAGGTCTCGACGTTCCGAAAGTTGTAAATTTCCAATATAAACTGGAGCGAAAGTTAAATAGGAAATTGGGGAAAACGTGTTTGTCTATTGAAGAGCTTTCGGAAGCGTTACAAGTATTAAAAATGCGAGGTGACTCGCTATGA
- a CDS encoding energy-coupling factor transporter transmembrane component T family protein has protein sequence MMEKMIFGRYIPGDSILHRLDPRAKLLFVFGFICVVFFANNLYTYGSLLLFVGAIILLSKMNIIFLLNGLKPVLYLVIFTFFLQLFFNKEGEIILSLGAINIYEEGLRQGIFISMRFLLLVFVTSLLTLTTTPITLTDGLESILQPLKKIKFPVHELALMMSISLRFIPTLMDETEKIMKAQMARGVEFSSGPIKERVKAIIPLLIPLFVSSFKRAEELATAMEARGYRGGEGRTKYRVLEWKLRDTVAVSSLIVLAIILVLFRS, from the coding sequence ATGATGGAAAAAATGATCTTTGGAAGGTATATTCCTGGGGATTCCATCCTACATCGCCTTGATCCACGGGCTAAATTATTGTTTGTTTTTGGTTTTATTTGTGTTGTTTTCTTCGCTAATAATTTGTACACATATGGATCGCTACTACTATTTGTTGGGGCAATTATTTTATTATCAAAAATGAACATAATATTTTTACTAAATGGATTGAAACCAGTACTATATCTTGTTATCTTCACCTTCTTTCTTCAGTTATTTTTCAATAAAGAAGGAGAAATAATACTATCCTTAGGTGCTATTAATATATATGAAGAAGGTCTTAGACAAGGGATATTTATTTCCATGCGCTTTTTATTACTTGTATTTGTTACGTCGCTACTAACACTTACTACGACTCCAATCACATTAACAGATGGATTAGAAAGTATCTTACAGCCATTGAAAAAAATAAAATTCCCTGTCCATGAACTTGCTTTAATGATGTCAATCTCATTACGGTTTATTCCTACATTAATGGATGAAACGGAGAAAATCATGAAAGCGCAAATGGCAAGAGGTGTCGAATTTTCTAGTGGGCCGATAAAAGAAAGGGTCAAAGCGATTATTCCGCTGTTAATACCTCTTTTTGTCAGCTCCTTTAAAAGGGCCGAGGAACTTGCAACTGCAATGGAAGCAAGAGGTTACAGAGGCGGAGAAGGACGAACAAAATATCGTGTCCTTGAGTGGAAGCTACGTGATACAGTAGCAGTTAGTTCATTGATTGTACTTGCGATAATACTAGTTTTATTCAGATCCTAA
- the truA gene encoding tRNA pseudouridine(38-40) synthase TruA yields the protein MQRYKGTIAYDGSGYSGYQIQINGKTVQEMLEKALKKMHKGIEIKVTSSGRTDAGVHAYGQVFHFDSPLILSSDRWVNALNGLLPQDVALQSMEKVSQDFHARYDVVGKTYKYFLYTGKIRDPLKRKFTSYYPYKLNIDHMREAISHFIGTYDFTSFCSAKTTKENRVRTISTLHMEECENEIIFTFTGNGFLYNMVRIIVGTLLHVGNGKIAPSDIPDILAACDRKRAGQTAPAEGLYLWEVYYK from the coding sequence ATGCAACGTTATAAAGGAACCATTGCCTATGATGGCTCAGGGTATTCTGGATATCAGATTCAGATAAACGGAAAAACTGTTCAAGAAATGCTCGAAAAAGCATTAAAAAAAATGCATAAAGGGATAGAGATTAAAGTGACAAGCTCTGGTCGAACAGATGCAGGTGTACATGCATACGGCCAAGTATTTCATTTTGATTCACCTCTTATTCTATCATCAGACAGATGGGTAAATGCATTAAATGGCTTACTTCCCCAAGACGTGGCTCTTCAGTCTATGGAAAAGGTGAGCCAAGACTTTCATGCGCGCTATGATGTCGTTGGAAAAACATATAAATATTTTCTTTATACGGGTAAAATAAGAGATCCACTCAAACGTAAATTCACCTCTTATTATCCATATAAACTGAATATCGATCATATGCGTGAAGCTATTAGCCATTTTATAGGCACATATGATTTCACTAGTTTTTGCTCTGCAAAAACGACGAAGGAAAACCGAGTTAGAACGATTTCTACCCTTCATATGGAGGAATGTGAAAATGAAATTATTTTCACGTTTACTGGAAATGGGTTCCTATATAATATGGTGAGGATTATTGTTGGAACGCTCTTACATGTAGGTAATGGGAAAATTGCACCGTCCGATATTCCTGATATTTTGGCTGCATGTGATAGGAAGCGAGCTGGACAAACTGCTCCAGCTGAAGGGCTTTATTTGTGGGAAGTATATTACAAGTAA
- the rplM gene encoding 50S ribosomal protein L13, with protein sequence MRTTYMAKASEIDRKWYVVDAEGKTLGRLATEVASILRGKHKPTFTPHVDTGDHVIIVNAEKIELTGKKLTDKIYYRHTGFAGGIKTRTALEMRTKYPEKMLELAVKGMLPKGSLGRQMYKKLHVYAGAEHQQQAQKPEVYELRG encoded by the coding sequence ATGCGTACTACGTATATGGCTAAAGCCAGCGAAATCGACCGTAAATGGTACGTTGTAGACGCTGAAGGCAAAACGCTTGGTCGTCTTGCAACTGAAGTCGCGTCCATCTTGCGCGGTAAACATAAACCAACTTTCACACCGCATGTTGATACAGGCGATCATGTGATTATTGTTAACGCTGAAAAAATTGAATTAACTGGTAAAAAACTAACAGACAAAATTTACTATCGCCACACAGGATTCGCAGGTGGTATTAAAACAAGAACTGCACTTGAAATGCGTACAAAATATCCAGAGAAAATGCTTGAGCTTGCTGTTAAAGGCATGCTTCCAAAAGGTTCTTTAGGACGTCAAATGTATAAAAAGCTTCATGTTTATGCTGGAGCTGAGCATCAACAACAAGCACAAAAACCGGAAGTATACGAACTTCGCGGATAA
- the rpsI gene encoding 30S ribosomal protein S9, with translation MAQVQYYGTGRRKSSVARVRLVPGEGRIIINDREVEEYIPFAALREVIKQPLVATETLGNYNVLVSVNGGGYTGQAGAIRHGISRALLVVDPEYRGTLKRAGLLTRDSRMKERKKPGLKGARRAPQFSKR, from the coding sequence TTGGCACAAGTTCAATACTATGGTACAGGTCGTCGTAAAAGCTCTGTTGCCCGCGTACGTTTAGTACCAGGCGAAGGCCGTATCATCATCAATGATCGTGAAGTAGAAGAATATATCCCATTCGCTGCTTTGCGCGAAGTAATTAAACAACCACTAGTAGCAACTGAAACATTAGGTAACTATAATGTATTAGTATCTGTAAATGGTGGCGGCTATACAGGACAAGCTGGAGCAATCCGTCACGGAATCTCTCGTGCATTGCTTGTAGTAGATCCTGAATATCGCGGTACACTAAAACGTGCAGGATTATTAACACGTGACTCACGCATGAAAGAACGTAAAAAGCCAGGTCTTAAAGGCGCGCGTCGTGCACCACAGTTCTCAAAACGTTAA